A single region of the Echinimonas agarilytica genome encodes:
- a CDS encoding phosphoribosylaminoimidazolesuccinocarboxamide synthase, translated as MSLADKVLAVNNDLPIRTERPVHSGKVRSVYWLTEADSRRLIQQKGYDVAPDAPLAIMVISDRISAFDCIWHGEGGLKGVPGKGAALNAISNHWFQLFKDNGLADSHILDIPHPFVWIVQKAKPVMIEAICRQYITGSMWRSYSKGERSFCGIQLPDGLTKDQKLDDVLITPSTKGVLKGIPNVAEVDDVNISRQDIETNFSAFNFSQASDIAQYERLLKEGFGVISEALAANDQVFVDTKFEFGYVHDASGQEKLIYMDEVGTPDSSRIWDGEQYRQGNIVEKSKEGFRQWLLNNFPDPDILLNKDRMDEREALARDNALPSEVLMSISQTYVGIAEKIIGQPLDISENPKAEIIDVLRNEYQLID; from the coding sequence ATGAGCCTCGCTGACAAAGTTCTAGCCGTAAATAATGACCTTCCAATTCGTACCGAACGCCCTGTTCACAGTGGCAAAGTCCGTTCGGTGTATTGGCTAACCGAAGCCGACAGTCGTCGTTTAATACAACAAAAAGGCTACGACGTAGCGCCCGATGCGCCCTTGGCCATCATGGTTATTAGTGATCGAATTTCAGCATTTGATTGCATCTGGCATGGCGAAGGCGGATTAAAAGGAGTGCCCGGCAAAGGCGCTGCTCTCAATGCCATTTCAAATCATTGGTTTCAGCTGTTTAAAGACAATGGTCTTGCCGACAGCCATATTTTGGACATCCCTCATCCATTTGTTTGGATTGTGCAAAAAGCAAAACCCGTCATGATCGAGGCGATTTGCCGTCAGTACATTACCGGTTCAATGTGGCGCTCTTATTCCAAAGGGGAACGCAGCTTTTGCGGTATTCAATTGCCCGATGGATTAACTAAAGATCAAAAACTCGATGATGTACTGATCACACCTTCAACCAAAGGCGTTCTAAAGGGCATTCCCAACGTAGCAGAAGTTGATGATGTGAACATCAGCCGTCAAGATATTGAAACCAATTTCAGCGCTTTTAACTTCTCTCAGGCATCGGATATTGCACAATACGAACGCCTGTTAAAAGAAGGCTTTGGTGTGATTAGTGAAGCACTTGCAGCCAACGACCAGGTGTTTGTAGATACCAAATTTGAATTTGGTTATGTGCATGATGCGAGTGGCCAAGAAAAGCTGATTTATATGGATGAAGTAGGTACACCAGATTCCTCCCGCATTTGGGATGGCGAACAATATCGCCAAGGTAATATTGTTGAAAAATCAAAAGAAGGCTTCCGCCAGTGGCTGCTCAATAACTTCCCTGACCCCGATATTCTGCTCAACAAAGATCGGATGGATGAGCGAGAAGCGTTGGCCCGAGACAACGCCCTTCCGAGCGAAGTGCTCATGAGTATTTCACAAACTTATGTCGGCATCGCTGAAAAGATTATCGGTCAGCCATTGGATATCTCTGAGAATCCAAAAGCTGAAATTATCGATGTATTACGCAATGAATATCAACTCATCGACTAA
- a CDS encoding DUF2271 domain-containing protein, translating to MKQYMLLVIAMMFSLGIQAQTIEVSVEIPNIDASPYHRPYVAIWVETPQRKGVHTLAFWAEQKDWFKDLRQWWRKIGRSQTPSYDAATGATRKPGTYQLKWDGLLSSGQSIEPGSYVMHIESVREQGSREYLRQSFVVGETQPQHYELNGQTELGNIVISIH from the coding sequence GTGAAACAGTACATGTTACTTGTGATTGCCATGATGTTTTCGTTGGGCATTCAGGCACAAACAATCGAAGTTTCAGTAGAAATACCCAACATTGATGCATCGCCTTATCACCGACCCTATGTGGCTATATGGGTGGAAACTCCACAACGAAAAGGCGTGCATACATTGGCATTTTGGGCTGAACAAAAAGACTGGTTTAAAGATCTTCGTCAGTGGTGGCGCAAGATTGGGCGCAGTCAAACCCCTTCATACGATGCAGCAACTGGCGCTACACGCAAACCGGGCACCTATCAATTGAAGTGGGATGGCTTGCTGTCCAGTGGTCAATCGATCGAACCGGGCTCTTATGTCATGCATATAGAGTCTGTGCGAGAACAAGGAAGCCGAGAATACCTTCGTCAGTCGTTTGTCGTTGGTGAAACCCAACCTCAACATTACGAGTTGAACGGTCAGACTGAACTCGGAAACATTGTTATTTCAATTCATTAG
- a CDS encoding TonB-dependent receptor domain-containing protein has translation MSTLRLHPCAIAVAVSAAVFTQLSYAQDEQSSESVERISVWSTAIKASSMYMSGEDLANKQADHISDLLRSIPGVDVGGAHSLNQRITIRSMDDKDLDISIDGAKQNTYMYHHMGNLQIHADILKSVDIDVGTNSVINGGLGGSVKFETKQARELLNEGQDFGGRVQLSAGDNSGTNYSASGYGVFSENFDFLAYYNHVDRDNYDVGGGKIKGADGQVIDGTDGKVRGLEGELDDALIKFGWNLASNQRIQLSYEKYKDEGDYSYRPDMGLATDQAITDSLQIPLLWPTELTRDTITLNYELTTDATLLKAAVYSNTSELWRDETGYAQNPDYAAWAGIITGEAKNTGINAIAETAFDGNIEHDVTYGFDYVKHETDYRGKYPASTDTSDEEATNLAFFVQDRITLNQYFAVIPGLRYDRYDIDSVVVDNDFNDTSLALALEYQAADNLLVKLSATELFKGPEIGEVFVGAGLFDTANPGIDAETGVNYEFSFAYRSEALITGTLSLGATVFKTDINDYIYDYATPPEGVDARSWKDNIGDMEVDGFEAYATYSLGGFDGTVTFSRAESELDAFDAYADLDGARLDRQQGDTVSANINYSFDSIAASVFWEVLYVDDVDPELDLDGATLDNSKDGYTVHNVSARWEPETVEGLTIIAGVDNVFDEFYASQSSRTGVSFHPRFGELYLQDFEPGRNIKATVSYQF, from the coding sequence ATGTCAACGTTGCGCTTACACCCTTGCGCCATTGCTGTGGCTGTTTCTGCTGCTGTATTTACTCAGTTGTCTTATGCGCAAGATGAGCAATCATCTGAATCAGTCGAACGTATTTCGGTATGGAGCACGGCCATTAAGGCGTCTTCCATGTATATGAGTGGCGAAGATTTAGCCAATAAGCAAGCCGATCATATCAGCGATCTTTTACGCTCTATTCCTGGTGTGGATGTGGGCGGTGCGCACTCACTCAACCAACGCATTACCATTCGGAGTATGGACGACAAAGATCTCGATATCTCGATTGATGGTGCCAAGCAAAATACTTACATGTACCACCATATGGGGAATCTGCAAATTCATGCTGACATTCTTAAATCGGTCGATATTGATGTGGGAACCAATTCAGTCATTAACGGTGGTTTAGGCGGCTCAGTAAAATTTGAGACTAAGCAAGCTCGTGAGCTTCTCAACGAAGGGCAGGATTTTGGTGGTCGGGTTCAGTTGTCCGCTGGTGATAACTCCGGTACGAACTATTCAGCATCGGGTTATGGTGTATTCAGTGAAAATTTCGACTTCTTAGCATATTACAACCACGTTGACCGTGATAACTACGATGTAGGCGGCGGTAAAATCAAAGGCGCTGATGGCCAAGTGATTGATGGCACTGACGGCAAGGTTCGTGGTTTGGAAGGCGAGTTGGATGATGCCTTAATCAAGTTTGGTTGGAACTTAGCGAGCAATCAACGTATTCAGCTCAGCTATGAAAAATACAAAGATGAAGGTGACTATAGTTATCGTCCCGACATGGGATTAGCAACCGATCAGGCAATTACTGATTCGTTGCAAATTCCTTTGTTGTGGCCGACTGAGTTGACCCGCGATACGATCACTCTAAATTACGAATTAACCACCGACGCCACATTGCTAAAAGCGGCCGTTTATTCGAATACTAGCGAGCTTTGGCGTGACGAAACCGGTTATGCCCAAAATCCTGACTATGCCGCTTGGGCTGGCATCATTACCGGTGAAGCTAAAAATACAGGTATCAATGCCATTGCTGAGACAGCATTTGACGGCAATATTGAACACGATGTGACATATGGTTTTGACTACGTGAAGCATGAAACTGACTATCGTGGAAAATACCCAGCATCCACTGACACATCGGATGAAGAAGCGACCAACTTGGCTTTCTTTGTTCAAGATCGAATCACCCTTAACCAATATTTTGCTGTGATCCCAGGGCTACGTTACGACCGCTACGATATTGATTCAGTGGTTGTTGACAATGACTTTAATGATACGTCTTTGGCGTTGGCTTTGGAGTATCAAGCCGCTGATAACTTACTGGTTAAATTAAGTGCAACGGAGCTGTTTAAAGGCCCGGAAATTGGTGAAGTGTTTGTTGGCGCGGGTCTATTTGACACAGCAAATCCAGGCATTGATGCAGAAACAGGTGTTAACTACGAATTTTCGTTTGCTTATCGCTCCGAAGCGTTGATCACCGGCACGCTGTCACTTGGCGCGACGGTCTTTAAAACCGACATTAATGATTACATTTATGATTATGCCACACCGCCTGAAGGCGTTGATGCGCGCTCGTGGAAAGACAACATTGGTGATATGGAGGTCGACGGTTTTGAAGCGTATGCAACCTATTCACTGGGTGGATTTGACGGGACTGTGACCTTCTCGCGCGCTGAAAGTGAATTAGATGCATTTGATGCCTATGCCGACTTGGATGGTGCGCGTTTAGATCGTCAACAAGGCGACACTGTCAGTGCCAATATCAACTATTCGTTTGATTCAATTGCTGCATCAGTGTTCTGGGAAGTGCTTTACGTTGATGATGTAGACCCAGAACTGGATCTCGATGGAGCAACATTAGACAACAGTAAAGATGGCTACACAGTCCATAACGTATCGGCTCGCTGGGAGCCAGAAACAGTGGAAGGACTGACCATCATTGCGGGTGTTGATAACGTCTTTGACGAGTTTTATGCATCGCAGTCATCACGAACCGGTGTGTCGTTCCATCCACGTTTTGGTGAGTTATACCTGCAAGACTTTGAACCAGGTAGAAACATCAAAGCAACGGTTTCTTATCAGTTCTAA
- a CDS encoding winged helix-turn-helix domain-containing protein translates to MSALILGRESTDGIERMTSSSEEQAFKLNGFLIIPSNDEVIYNNTVEKIEPKVMQVLVYLAENSDRIIATEELLEKLWANTVVTPISAQRCISILRSVFKKCTEDKNYISTFSKKGYQLRVKPVYLAKEEKKKRIIQISCIVTIGLVLCALFYLLSSQSLSQPVPEIITPADQSDYYVSAHPKRDINAYIEKKEIGYELSIGDRESERWVIFNIPKSYGAMAVDWSPSGDQLLVMWYYPETYINVFDINLDDKTVSHVNEVLVDADHRYVDASFADESNVIGIRTPRDDYNHKVINISIDDGIISSLSPHEYVKSAKIKNGILALTQRDMGQSHVRLYDTRKKQNIHTITTADLVNNITWMRHQNSVIYMTNHGAKKLSLDGNVTAIFYPYQGQIDSLSSSFDDQTLYAVNYQELPEVWEQKHSSCCSEKIIGGAGRNTSAQYSHDGQAIAFISDRSGIPQLWIHQHGQSRQATHYNTEYDLGEIVWSNDDEWISYKKNNDIYTYSVIMKNSKSLVTDELYVRPIGFSEDNREFFYINHNKPKHKVWKINIKDSTKTNLDIKNITDITASNGRLYYTDKYHRTLNLYHENGTDLEISKEVENFRILGSNATHIFYFIQERGIRNVIWQYNIISGERSIFKERNSYRGKVTSISNTFDTLYEDSLPEKRHVQMQQIK, encoded by the coding sequence ATGTCAGCTCTAATTTTAGGTAGGGAAAGTACCGACGGGATCGAAAGAATGACCTCATCCTCAGAAGAACAAGCATTTAAATTGAACGGCTTCTTAATTATTCCAAGTAATGATGAAGTAATATACAACAATACGGTTGAGAAAATTGAACCTAAAGTAATGCAGGTCCTGGTTTATTTGGCTGAAAATAGCGATAGAATTATTGCAACAGAGGAATTGTTAGAAAAGCTATGGGCAAATACGGTTGTTACTCCTATTTCTGCACAACGGTGCATATCTATATTAAGAAGCGTATTTAAAAAGTGTACTGAAGATAAGAATTACATATCTACCTTTTCCAAAAAAGGGTACCAACTTCGAGTTAAGCCTGTATACCTTGCAAAAGAAGAAAAGAAAAAGAGAATTATACAAATATCATGCATCGTTACTATTGGATTAGTGTTGTGCGCCCTTTTCTATCTGTTGTCTTCACAATCACTCAGTCAACCTGTGCCTGAGATCATCACTCCAGCGGATCAATCTGATTATTATGTATCGGCTCATCCTAAACGTGACATTAATGCATACATTGAAAAGAAAGAGATTGGCTATGAGTTATCGATAGGAGACAGAGAATCTGAGCGGTGGGTTATTTTTAACATCCCCAAATCCTATGGTGCTATGGCCGTTGACTGGTCACCAAGCGGTGATCAATTGTTGGTCATGTGGTATTACCCTGAAACTTATATCAATGTCTTTGATATTAATTTAGATGATAAAACGGTCAGCCACGTGAATGAGGTGCTAGTCGACGCAGACCACCGTTACGTTGATGCTTCATTTGCAGACGAAAGCAATGTAATAGGCATTCGTACGCCCCGAGATGACTACAACCACAAAGTCATTAACATCAGTATTGATGATGGCATCATCTCTTCTCTTTCACCACATGAATATGTAAAATCAGCAAAGATAAAGAATGGCATTCTAGCCCTTACTCAAAGAGATATGGGTCAAAGTCATGTTCGACTGTATGACACTCGAAAAAAACAAAACATACACACCATCACGACCGCAGATTTGGTGAACAACATTACATGGATGCGTCACCAAAACAGTGTGATATATATGACTAACCACGGTGCTAAAAAACTTTCTCTTGATGGCAACGTCACCGCTATTTTTTACCCTTATCAAGGCCAAATAGACTCACTCAGTTCATCTTTTGATGACCAAACGCTATACGCAGTCAACTACCAAGAGCTACCCGAGGTTTGGGAGCAGAAGCATTCATCATGTTGCTCAGAAAAAATCATCGGAGGTGCTGGCCGGAACACATCGGCTCAATACAGTCATGACGGACAAGCAATCGCCTTCATATCAGATCGTTCAGGTATCCCGCAACTTTGGATTCATCAACATGGCCAAAGCCGGCAGGCCACACACTACAATACTGAATATGATTTAGGAGAAATTGTTTGGTCCAATGATGATGAATGGATCAGCTATAAGAAAAATAACGATATTTACACTTACTCAGTCATCATGAAAAACAGTAAATCGCTGGTCACTGATGAATTATACGTTCGACCCATTGGCTTTTCTGAAGACAACCGAGAATTCTTTTACATCAACCACAACAAGCCCAAGCACAAAGTATGGAAAATTAATATCAAGGATTCCACAAAGACCAATCTTGATATCAAGAACATTACTGACATTACAGCATCGAATGGCCGTCTCTATTACACCGATAAATACCACAGAACGCTCAACCTCTATCATGAAAACGGCACAGATCTAGAAATTTCCAAGGAAGTTGAAAACTTTCGGATCTTGGGCTCAAATGCAACTCATATATTTTACTTTATACAAGAGCGCGGAATTAGGAATGTTATCTGGCAATACAATATTATTAGCGGCGAGCGTTCAATATTTAAGGAAAGAAACTCCTATCGCGGAAAGGTGACCTCCATCTCGAATACATTCGACACGTTGTATGAAGACAGCTTGCCCGAAAAGCGACACGTACAGATGCAACAAATTAAGTAG
- a CDS encoding PepSY-associated TM helix domain-containing protein, whose translation MRKSIDKQRVAGRSAALNRRRNKRFASPKAKRLFSICRWLHVYVSCLLLGLLVFFSITGLTLNHVSWLPSPNVNLSQLPWPDAQVVPETDDIPVKKFQSYIEQRTGLVAPRSVDVDLDFGELTYDYSLPSGYAFVTVQLSEQTIEIEHQSGGFVSLMNDLHKGRHSGVLWGWLIDISAALMALFGLTGMVILFQNSKYRQQGVWLLVLGVATPVILYLLTVPRL comes from the coding sequence ATGCGTAAGAGCATTGATAAGCAGAGGGTTGCCGGGCGTTCGGCAGCCTTAAATCGCCGCCGCAATAAGCGCTTTGCTTCACCGAAAGCAAAGCGCTTGTTCAGTATTTGCCGATGGCTACATGTGTATGTGTCGTGCTTGTTACTGGGCTTGTTGGTGTTTTTTTCGATCACTGGGCTCACGCTGAATCATGTCAGCTGGTTGCCTTCACCCAACGTGAACTTGAGCCAATTGCCTTGGCCTGACGCTCAAGTTGTGCCTGAGACAGACGATATTCCCGTCAAAAAATTTCAGTCGTACATTGAACAACGCACGGGCTTAGTTGCGCCGCGAAGTGTTGACGTGGATTTGGATTTCGGCGAACTCACTTATGATTACTCGCTGCCGTCTGGTTATGCGTTTGTGACCGTTCAATTGTCTGAACAAACCATTGAAATTGAACACCAAAGTGGTGGGTTCGTGTCACTGATGAACGATTTGCATAAAGGCCGACATAGCGGTGTTTTATGGGGGTGGTTGATTGACATATCCGCGGCGCTAATGGCTCTTTTTGGGCTTACCGGCATGGTGATTCTGTTTCAGAACTCAAAGTATCGACAGCAGGGTGTTTGGTTGCTTGTTTTGGGAGTTGCGACTCCGGTGATTTTATATTTATTGACAGTGCCGCGTTTATAG
- a CDS encoding helix-turn-helix domain-containing protein — MDITPQTSKPSPTSLSKLQLERKITDCGYQPANMQFCRNTQSDVITGHISFVQLASGPMIHCTDAFEVEDGASSSHIEDMISFNILLEGKVNYALNQHQYHFDATECPTMFANIIDGSQVFTRHFSKGQHVRKISISIHRKWLMERCMSEIDRQTTATIFAESCTVHHWPCPNQLITRAEKIIALNSQENLTNQLMIEALTLELISHCYPLLLSLERHAQPARVHLTHAQRTTHDKEYESSLAQLLHQQLTLKQIEKQLGASISTLQRYFKTHHQCTVFEYMRNQRLELARRAILLEQKTIGEAAYLAGYNHVSNFVTAFKKYFLMTPSELKRNHAFPNPSSNKA; from the coding sequence ATGGATATAACGCCCCAAACCAGCAAGCCTTCTCCAACAAGCCTCTCGAAACTTCAGTTAGAGCGCAAGATAACCGATTGTGGCTATCAGCCAGCCAATATGCAGTTTTGTCGCAACACTCAATCAGATGTCATAACGGGCCACATTAGCTTCGTTCAACTTGCCTCCGGCCCTATGATTCATTGTACTGATGCATTTGAAGTAGAAGACGGTGCTAGCTCCAGCCATATTGAAGATATGATTAGTTTCAACATCTTGCTCGAAGGCAAGGTCAATTATGCTCTCAATCAACACCAGTACCACTTCGATGCAACTGAATGCCCGACGATGTTTGCCAATATTATTGATGGCTCGCAGGTATTCACTCGGCACTTTAGCAAAGGCCAACACGTTCGAAAAATCAGTATTTCTATTCATAGGAAATGGCTCATGGAACGATGTATGTCGGAAATAGATCGCCAAACAACCGCGACCATTTTTGCAGAGTCCTGCACCGTTCACCATTGGCCCTGCCCTAATCAACTCATCACTCGCGCAGAAAAAATAATCGCTCTAAATAGCCAAGAGAACTTAACAAATCAGCTCATGATTGAAGCACTCACACTCGAACTGATAAGCCACTGTTACCCCCTATTGCTCTCTCTAGAACGGCATGCCCAACCAGCACGCGTGCATTTAACTCACGCGCAGCGTACTACTCACGATAAAGAGTATGAATCATCGCTGGCTCAACTGCTCCACCAACAGCTCACTTTAAAACAAATAGAGAAACAACTCGGTGCGAGTATCAGCACACTTCAACGCTACTTCAAAACACATCATCAATGCACCGTGTTTGAATACATGCGGAATCAACGCTTGGAGTTAGCTCGGCGCGCTATTTTGTTGGAGCAAAAAACCATCGGCGAAGCTGCTTATTTGGCGGGGTATAATCACGTCTCTAATTTTGTAACAGCGTTCAAAAAATATTTTTTAATGACACCGTCTGAGCTGAAACGCAATCATGCTTTTCCGAATCCTTCGAGCAACAAAGCATAA
- a CDS encoding NRDE family protein, giving the protein MCTMTWNIEQGSYHVFFNRDEFKTRSKAIPPKQYSVDGMQVIMPLDPDGGGTWFAVNHFGCTFALLNYYQGNLPKGDLVSRGSIVKHCVGFSAFCEVYRYLQSANLHHFAPFSFVCFMPEGQKGWSVRLFQWDGVALSIYTPRPPISSCAFDIEQVIEARKLAFEQMIRALPEGVNTSLDFAQLHQSHHAHAPTLSYCLHRHDSETVSFTQLTVDHLAIHLSYCDGPPCQTTMSERVSMMRSMPPEHHLDRAV; this is encoded by the coding sequence ATGTGCACAATGACTTGGAACATAGAGCAGGGAAGTTACCATGTTTTTTTCAATCGAGATGAATTTAAAACGCGAAGTAAAGCTATTCCCCCTAAGCAATACTCTGTAGATGGCATGCAGGTGATCATGCCTTTGGATCCGGACGGTGGGGGCACTTGGTTTGCGGTAAATCATTTTGGCTGTACGTTTGCTTTGTTGAATTATTATCAAGGAAACCTACCCAAAGGCGATTTGGTGAGTCGCGGAAGTATTGTTAAACATTGCGTGGGTTTTTCAGCGTTCTGCGAGGTATACCGTTACTTGCAGAGTGCCAACCTCCATCATTTTGCGCCTTTTTCTTTCGTATGTTTTATGCCCGAGGGACAAAAGGGGTGGAGTGTTCGGCTCTTTCAGTGGGATGGAGTGGCTCTATCAATATACACGCCTAGGCCACCGATATCGTCGTGTGCATTTGATATTGAACAGGTCATCGAGGCCAGAAAGCTCGCTTTTGAGCAGATGATTCGCGCTTTGCCGGAAGGGGTCAACACTTCGCTCGATTTTGCGCAGTTGCATCAAAGCCATCATGCTCACGCTCCTACCTTATCCTATTGCTTACATCGTCATGACTCCGAAACGGTAAGCTTCACGCAGCTGACCGTGGATCACCTTGCGATTCACCTGAGCTATTGCGATGGCCCACCGTGCCAAACCACTATGTCTGAACGAGTCTCGATGATGCGTTCAATGCCGCCAGAGCATCATTTAGATCGAGCGGTGTAA
- a CDS encoding DUF4198 domain-containing protein, which yields MHSIKYMMRAAAGLLCSAALVSTVTAHERFVVPTHTLLSGDAPQSVNVVGSISNDIFHPDKPLGDTSNGDHVPRLKALFEMLDYWVVQPDGRVTDTTRWEAFSRLSVADVELLKSGTHRVSLSQPETRMTTFVKADGTPSRVFGDKPEIPEGATDIVRRESQSRVETFVTLNEPTTGAVKPMGIGIEIGGEQHPNDLFVGETATFQLFFEGKPLVGEAKATLIKGGTRHRNDRNEQVLVVGKDGSFSFTATEAGFYFLNLTTQIDVTQPADVDVKHATLYLTLEVFPQ from the coding sequence ATGCACTCTATTAAATACATGATGCGCGCAGCGGCAGGCTTACTTTGTTCTGCAGCCCTAGTTTCAACGGTAACGGCGCATGAGCGCTTTGTTGTGCCCACACATACATTGCTGTCAGGAGATGCTCCACAATCAGTCAATGTTGTTGGTAGTATCTCGAACGATATTTTTCACCCAGACAAACCTCTAGGTGATACCAGTAATGGCGACCATGTACCTCGGTTGAAAGCCTTGTTTGAGATGCTGGACTATTGGGTGGTTCAACCCGATGGTAGAGTAACAGACACTACCCGTTGGGAGGCCTTCTCTCGACTCTCGGTGGCCGATGTTGAACTGCTCAAATCGGGAACCCACAGGGTTAGTTTAAGCCAGCCGGAAACGCGTATGACGACGTTTGTGAAGGCCGATGGTACCCCTTCAAGAGTGTTTGGCGATAAACCAGAGATACCTGAAGGCGCAACCGACATCGTGCGTCGAGAATCTCAATCGAGAGTTGAAACTTTTGTGACTCTGAACGAGCCAACCACTGGCGCAGTTAAGCCTATGGGAATTGGTATTGAGATCGGTGGCGAACAACATCCAAATGATTTGTTTGTGGGGGAAACCGCGACGTTTCAATTGTTCTTTGAAGGGAAACCATTGGTTGGGGAGGCTAAAGCCACACTTATCAAAGGAGGCACTCGTCATCGTAATGACCGTAACGAACAAGTACTTGTGGTTGGTAAAGACGGCTCATTTAGCTTTACAGCGACGGAAGCGGGCTTCTATTTCTTGAATCTCACCACTCAAATCGATGTGACGCAGCCTGCAGATGTGGATGTGAAGCACGCAACGCTATATTTGACGTTGGAAGTCTTTCCTCAATAA